Proteins encoded in a region of the Enterococcus gilvus ATCC BAA-350 genome:
- a CDS encoding phosphoenolpyruvate carboxykinase (ATP) has product MSSIEHFPRQEITKSNRLFSSIRSVIETAFYGNNVSRIRHLTDAYALAKASPGTITTDLDVAYTSRLQLPTDAKVLVTNDGNIVGRTAAARRIIGQEGIDSAFYSELLREAVFNARRKTFYSGEVIVGLDEEFTIKSHLMLPEEYSPNLYSYLLNFQIGDAKHLFYQQSDSIHTGDIFIFADPDWKHPDFPDGVVVIDPLHNCAGILGLRYFGELKKATLTLAWATAHRNGFIACHGGMKQYLLEEKKYTMAAFGLSGSGKSTITLAKPKNKGDVHVLHDDAFVISKKKGSTTALEPAYFDKTQDYPMTSEQIKYIVTAQNVGVTLDDENKKVLVTEDIRNGNGRSIKSRYATPNRVDHIEEKVDGLFWIMKDDSLPPLIKIEDPSLAAVFGATLATKRSTAENVVGEVKDQLVIEPFANPFRCYPLQEDYQDFKDLFQKQKTACYILNTGEFKGRKVTPDETLGSIEQIVDGTAKFKSFGPLKKITYLPVKKHEPDFNSHHYLLHLITRLETRLAFVQSRKTYQGGYDRLPNEAEQLLLQLLDELHIYQESLSV; this is encoded by the coding sequence ATGAGCAGTATTGAACATTTTCCACGTCAAGAGATAACAAAATCGAATCGGTTGTTTTCCAGCATTCGTAGTGTCATTGAGACAGCATTTTATGGAAACAATGTCTCACGAATACGTCACCTTACTGATGCTTACGCTTTAGCCAAAGCTAGTCCAGGAACAATCACGACAGATCTGGATGTTGCTTATACGAGTCGACTTCAATTGCCCACGGATGCAAAGGTATTGGTAACAAATGATGGAAACATCGTCGGACGGACTGCTGCCGCTCGTCGTATCATTGGACAAGAAGGTATTGATAGTGCTTTTTACAGCGAGCTATTAAGAGAAGCTGTTTTTAATGCGCGAAGAAAAACATTTTATTCAGGGGAAGTCATCGTTGGCCTTGATGAAGAGTTCACTATCAAATCGCATCTTATGCTGCCTGAAGAATATAGCCCTAATCTTTACTCCTATCTGTTAAATTTTCAAATCGGTGATGCAAAACATCTTTTTTACCAACAATCAGATAGTATCCATACAGGAGACATCTTTATTTTCGCTGATCCTGATTGGAAACACCCAGACTTTCCTGACGGCGTTGTTGTTATTGATCCCTTGCATAATTGTGCCGGCATTTTGGGATTGCGTTATTTTGGTGAGCTGAAAAAAGCTACGCTCACTTTGGCCTGGGCTACTGCTCATCGGAATGGATTTATTGCCTGTCATGGTGGAATGAAGCAATATTTATTAGAAGAAAAAAAATATACGATGGCCGCTTTCGGGTTATCAGGGTCTGGAAAATCGACGATCACCTTGGCGAAGCCAAAAAACAAAGGTGATGTTCATGTGCTGCACGATGATGCTTTTGTTATATCAAAGAAAAAAGGCTCTACTACTGCTTTAGAACCAGCTTATTTTGATAAAACACAAGATTATCCTATGACCAGCGAACAGATAAAATATATTGTGACTGCGCAAAATGTCGGTGTCACACTAGATGATGAGAATAAGAAAGTATTAGTCACAGAAGATATCCGCAACGGGAATGGCCGAAGTATCAAGAGTCGTTACGCAACACCGAACCGAGTGGATCATATTGAAGAAAAAGTTGACGGACTCTTTTGGATTATGAAGGATGACAGTCTTCCACCGTTGATCAAAATCGAAGATCCGTCATTAGCCGCTGTATTCGGCGCAACGTTAGCAACAAAACGTTCAACGGCAGAAAATGTGGTTGGTGAAGTAAAGGATCAATTAGTTATAGAACCGTTTGCTAACCCATTCAGATGCTACCCATTACAAGAAGACTATCAAGATTTTAAAGATTTATTCCAAAAGCAAAAAACTGCCTGCTATATATTGAACACTGGAGAATTCAAAGGACGAAAAGTCACACCAGATGAAACGTTGGGAAGTATCGAACAAATCGTTGACGGTACGGCAAAATTTAAATCGTTTGGACCGTTGAAAAAAATTACCTACTTACCTGTGAAGAAACATGAGCCGGATTTTAACAGTCATCACTACCTGCTCCATTTGATAACTCGACTTGAAACGCGATTGGCATTTGTACAGTCTCGCAAAACGTATCAAGGAGGATACGACCGTCTGCCAAACGAAGCCGAGCAGCTGCTGTTGCAGTTGCTTGATGAATTACACATTTACCAAGAATCCTTAAGCGTTTAA
- the trpX gene encoding tryptophan ABC transporter substrate-binding protein — MKNKGIIGSIIALAVVLIGVFAYQMGSRQTGAATEQKEEVKTVGILQTISHPSLDQIKDGVVEGLKQEGYEDGKNIKIEFLNGQGDQSKFNSMSQQLLEKKSDVLVGVATPAAKALANATSDVPVIMGAISDPVSAGLVKDLKKPGGNVTGVNNLTPVDQQLDMAEEMFPDAKTMGIVYSSSEENSKSQVARAEKRATKDGLTVKTYAITSSNDISAVTQQACRESDFLYIPQDNTIASAFQTLISESDKTKTPVFVSVDNMAKEGGIATVGQNQFDLGVETGKMAADVLSGKSKPADTPVNVVDYGDMIINEDKAKELGITIPDKIKEKAEVIKGE, encoded by the coding sequence ATGAAAAATAAGGGAATTATTGGATCAATTATCGCTTTAGCTGTTGTTTTAATCGGAGTTTTTGCTTATCAAATGGGTTCGCGTCAAACCGGTGCGGCAACTGAACAAAAAGAAGAAGTAAAGACTGTAGGAATCTTGCAGACCATCAGTCATCCATCTTTGGATCAAATTAAGGATGGTGTCGTAGAAGGATTAAAGCAAGAAGGGTATGAAGACGGAAAAAACATCAAGATCGAATTTCTTAATGGACAAGGAGATCAAAGTAAATTTAATAGTATGAGCCAACAATTATTAGAAAAAAAATCAGACGTCCTTGTTGGTGTGGCAACACCGGCAGCAAAAGCATTAGCTAACGCAACTTCAGATGTTCCTGTGATCATGGGAGCAATCAGCGACCCTGTCAGTGCTGGATTAGTAAAGGACTTGAAAAAGCCGGGAGGCAATGTCACTGGCGTAAACAATTTAACACCGGTCGATCAACAATTGGACATGGCTGAAGAAATGTTCCCAGATGCAAAAACAATGGGAATCGTGTATTCATCTTCGGAAGAAAATTCAAAATCGCAAGTCGCGCGTGCTGAAAAACGGGCAACTAAAGATGGTCTAACAGTGAAAACCTATGCGATTACTTCGAGCAATGATATTTCCGCGGTAACACAACAAGCTTGCCGAGAATCTGATTTCTTATATATCCCGCAAGACAATACGATCGCCAGTGCGTTTCAAACATTGATCAGCGAATCAGATAAAACAAAAACACCCGTTTTCGTTTCAGTAGATAATATGGCTAAAGAAGGTGGGATTGCCACTGTGGGGCAAAATCAATTTGACTTAGGCGTAGAAACAGGGAAAATGGCCGCAGATGTTTTAAGTGGGAAATCCAAACCAGCAGATACACCGGTTAACGTCGTCGACTATGGAGATATGATTATTAATGAAGATAAAGCGAAAGAATTAGGAATTACCATTCCAGATAAAATCAAAGAAAAAGCAGAAGTAATTAAAGGGGAGTAG
- a CDS encoding ABC transporter permease, whose amino-acid sequence MIISAIGQGFLWGILGLGIFMTYRILNFPDMTTEGSFPLGGAVCVTAITNGVSPVFATMLGIIAGMCAGFITGMLYTKGKIPVILAGILVMSGLNSVMLFIMQTPNLSLLKQPKIQDFFTNLNLPNHFDIVLLGLIAILIIISLLLFFFFTDFGQAYIATGDNENMARSIGINTDRMKVIGLTLSNGVIALSGALIAQNDGYADIGKGVGVIVIGLASIIIGEVLYGEVTFVERLVAIVLGSIIYQLLILIIIKAGLDTTYLKIFSSIILALCLMIPRLKETLNLKTGLEKGE is encoded by the coding sequence ATGATCATTTCAGCAATAGGACAAGGCTTTTTATGGGGGATATTAGGGTTAGGAATCTTCATGACCTACCGAATTTTAAATTTTCCAGATATGACAACAGAGGGATCATTTCCTTTAGGAGGAGCCGTTTGTGTGACAGCTATTACTAACGGCGTGTCTCCTGTATTCGCAACAATGTTAGGGATCATCGCGGGCATGTGCGCGGGATTTATCACGGGCATGCTTTATACAAAAGGAAAAATCCCAGTAATCCTAGCTGGAATTCTCGTTATGTCAGGCCTGAACTCGGTGATGCTGTTTATCATGCAAACACCGAATCTTTCATTACTAAAACAACCAAAGATCCAAGATTTCTTTACAAATCTTAACTTGCCGAATCATTTTGATATTGTCCTGTTAGGCTTGATTGCTATCTTAATTATTATTAGTTTGCTGTTGTTTTTCTTTTTTACTGATTTTGGACAAGCGTACATTGCTACTGGTGATAATGAAAACATGGCACGTTCTATCGGAATCAATACAGACCGCATGAAAGTCATTGGTTTGACGTTATCAAATGGTGTTATTGCTCTGTCTGGCGCGTTGATTGCACAAAATGACGGCTATGCAGATATCGGAAAAGGTGTCGGTGTTATCGTCATTGGTCTGGCATCAATCATTATTGGAGAAGTCCTATACGGGGAAGTAACCTTTGTTGAACGGTTGGTGGCAATCGTTTTAGGCAGCATTATTTATCAATTATTGATTTTGATTATTATCAAAGCTGGGTTGGATACGACGTATTTGAAGATTTTCTCTTCGATCATTTTAGCATTGTGCTTGATGATTCCTCGTTTAAAGGAAACGTTGAACTTGAAGACTGGATTGGAAAAGGGAGAGTAA
- a CDS encoding ABC transporter ATP-binding protein: protein MNALEVKKASKTIKNGISDKRRILNHVDLTIAPGEFVTVLGGNGAGKSTLFNSISGSLQLDSGTVSVMGKNLTKLSEEQRATSISRVFQDPKMGTAPRLTVAENLGLAEKRGQKRRLRQRQLHQKKEMYQELCRLVGNGLENHLDTPTGFLSGGQRQALSLLMATITKPDLLLLDEHTAALDPKTAKQLMLLTDQRIKEEHLTCLMVTHKMEDALHYGDRVIVMSKGEIIKDISGDEKKHMTLADLFLLFEEGETVAEVM, encoded by the coding sequence ATGAATGCTTTAGAAGTAAAAAAAGCTAGTAAAACCATTAAAAACGGGATCAGCGATAAGCGTAGAATCTTAAATCATGTAGACTTAACGATTGCTCCGGGTGAATTCGTCACGGTACTTGGAGGAAATGGTGCTGGTAAAAGTACACTTTTCAATAGTATTTCTGGCAGTCTTCAATTAGATAGCGGTACCGTGTCTGTAATGGGGAAAAATTTGACTAAGCTTTCTGAAGAACAGCGGGCGACATCAATTTCCCGAGTTTTCCAAGACCCAAAAATGGGCACGGCTCCACGACTGACTGTTGCAGAAAACTTAGGATTGGCAGAAAAACGCGGACAGAAGCGGCGTCTGCGTCAACGTCAGCTCCACCAAAAGAAAGAAATGTATCAAGAGCTTTGCCGATTAGTTGGTAATGGCTTGGAAAATCATTTAGATACACCCACAGGATTTCTTTCTGGCGGGCAGCGGCAAGCGTTGAGTCTATTAATGGCAACAATTACTAAGCCAGATTTACTATTGCTTGATGAACATACAGCTGCACTTGATCCGAAAACAGCCAAACAGCTAATGCTGCTCACAGACCAGCGAATCAAAGAAGAGCATCTCACATGTCTCATGGTCACTCACAAAATGGAGGATGCTTTGCATTATGGTGACCGAGTCATTGTGATGTCAAAGGGAGAAATCATTAAAGATATCAGCGGCGACGAGAAGAAACATATGACGTTGGCCGATCTATTCCTACTTTTCGAAGAGGGTGAGACAGTAGCTGAAGTAATGTAA
- a CDS encoding shikimate dehydrogenase, with protein MKNEISGRTRLSGLYALPARHSFSPLMHTTAFQTTGVDAVYLSFDVQPERLEQSIQAIRDLEMLGINLSMPHKMEATKYVDELSQAARLIGAINTIVNQNGKLVGHITDGIGCMESLKQNGIEIIGKRMTILGAGGAATAIITQAAIDGVKAIDVFNRKDAFYEKIEPKLAMIAKETHCQIHLHDLADEKQLSSSLAVSDLLVNATTIGMAPETEQSPLPKASLLRHDLPVFDVIYHPSETKLLKDAKEAGAKAINGLDMLLYQGAAAFKLWTGKEMPVEKIQPLLEETIKK; from the coding sequence ATGAAAAATGAAATTTCAGGAAGAACGCGTTTATCTGGTTTGTATGCTTTGCCTGCCAGGCACAGCTTCTCACCATTGATGCATACTACAGCGTTCCAAACAACGGGGGTTGATGCCGTCTATTTAAGTTTTGATGTTCAACCAGAAAGACTGGAGCAAAGTATTCAAGCGATTCGAGATCTTGAAATGTTAGGAATCAATTTATCGATGCCTCACAAAATGGAAGCCACCAAGTATGTCGATGAGTTAAGTCAAGCCGCGCGTTTGATTGGCGCAATCAACACTATCGTAAATCAAAATGGAAAGTTGGTTGGACATATTACAGATGGGATCGGCTGTATGGAAAGCTTAAAACAGAATGGGATTGAGATCATCGGCAAAAGAATGACGATTCTGGGAGCCGGTGGCGCAGCAACTGCAATTATTACACAAGCAGCAATTGATGGCGTAAAAGCCATTGACGTATTTAATAGAAAAGATGCGTTTTATGAAAAAATAGAACCCAAGTTAGCAATGATCGCTAAAGAAACCCATTGTCAGATCCACCTGCATGACTTGGCAGATGAAAAACAACTAAGTAGCTCTTTAGCGGTCAGTGACTTATTGGTTAATGCGACAACAATTGGAATGGCTCCTGAAACAGAGCAGTCGCCACTACCTAAAGCATCGCTATTAAGACACGACTTACCTGTCTTCGATGTGATCTATCATCCAAGTGAGACTAAATTATTAAAAGATGCAAAAGAAGCTGGAGCAAAAGCAATCAACGGCTTAGACATGCTGCTATATCAGGGTGCCGCAGCTTTCAAATTATGGACAGGTAAAGAAATGCCTGTTGAAAAAATCCAACCGTTATTGGAAGAAACAATCAAAAAATAA
- the aroF gene encoding 3-deoxy-7-phosphoheptulonate synthase, whose product MILIIKKGIQESELSPILSRIKEEGLGVQINHGKDRLVLGLLGDPKIIQNVPFQAYSVVERAVAISNTYKLTSREFHPQDTVVDVDGVKIGDGSFVTMAGPCSVEGEEQIMETARMAKAGGAKILRGGAYKPRTSPYAFQGLGEEGLKIMRKAADAHGLKVITEVMDEAHIDVVSQYADIIQIGARNMQNFRLLEAVGKTGLPIGLKRGISGTIQEWLNAAEYIAVQDNSNIIFIERGIRTYETATRNTFDLSAVPLIKKLSHFPIIVDPSHGTGVWDLVAPMARAGVAAGADGMIVEIHPAPLHAWSDGEQSLNEKNYLTMMSEVEIMVEAMKKINEGTKEPSLI is encoded by the coding sequence ATGATTTTAATTATAAAAAAAGGAATTCAAGAGTCAGAATTGTCACCCATTTTATCCCGCATTAAAGAAGAGGGGCTAGGCGTACAAATCAATCATGGGAAAGATCGTCTAGTTTTAGGATTGTTAGGAGATCCGAAAATCATTCAAAATGTCCCTTTCCAAGCATACAGTGTTGTTGAACGGGCAGTTGCTATTTCAAATACCTACAAGCTAACATCAAGAGAATTCCACCCACAAGATACTGTTGTGGATGTCGACGGAGTAAAGATTGGTGACGGTAGTTTTGTAACAATGGCTGGTCCTTGTTCTGTTGAAGGAGAAGAACAGATCATGGAAACCGCTCGGATGGCAAAAGCTGGTGGCGCAAAAATCCTACGCGGCGGGGCATACAAACCTCGCACTTCCCCATACGCGTTCCAAGGATTGGGAGAAGAAGGGTTAAAAATCATGCGCAAAGCAGCAGATGCTCATGGGTTAAAAGTAATCACTGAAGTAATGGATGAAGCCCATATCGATGTCGTTTCTCAATATGCAGATATCATTCAAATTGGCGCAAGGAATATGCAAAATTTCCGTTTATTAGAGGCTGTTGGGAAAACAGGATTACCAATCGGGTTAAAACGCGGCATTTCAGGAACGATCCAAGAATGGTTGAATGCGGCAGAATACATCGCCGTGCAGGACAATTCGAATATCATTTTCATCGAACGAGGGATTCGTACTTACGAGACTGCCACACGAAACACATTTGACTTAAGCGCTGTTCCATTGATCAAGAAATTGAGTCATTTCCCAATCATTGTTGATCCAAGTCACGGAACGGGTGTATGGGATCTAGTTGCGCCAATGGCTCGTGCGGGGGTCGCTGCTGGAGCTGATGGTATGATCGTTGAGATTCATCCTGCCCCCTTGCATGCATGGTCTGATGGCGAACAATCATTAAATGAGAAAAACTACTTAACGATGATGAGTGAAGTGGAGATTATGGTCGAAGCGATGAAAAAAATCAATGAAGGAACTAAAGAACCTTCACTTATCTGA
- the aroB gene encoding 3-dehydroquinate synthase yields MEIVLADKTYEIVVKRNALDSVGEWIASLWKNKKIAIISDENVFPLYGEKIQQQLTAYEVCHYNVPAGESSKSLEMATVLYEFLADHQFTRSDAIIALGGGVVGDLAGFVASTYMRGIAFVQIPTSLLAQVDSSIGGKTAVNSSRAKNMIGTFAQPDGVLIDRETLSTLPDARVREGVAEIIKCGAISDASLWEDLEKLTGIQDLLTHSESIITKALNVKKAVVEEDEFDNGSRLLLNFGHTIGHAIENTVGYGKISHGEAVAIGMAQISQVAENKGLSPVGLTEKIKDMNQKYQLPIAYQPWETEKFYTAITHDKKARGSHLNIVLLEEIGKAYIQNIKLSEIKDFLLEGK; encoded by the coding sequence ATGGAAATTGTTTTGGCAGATAAAACTTATGAGATCGTTGTGAAGCGAAATGCACTAGATTCCGTTGGAGAGTGGATCGCTTCACTTTGGAAAAATAAAAAAATCGCGATTATCAGTGATGAAAATGTCTTCCCGCTATACGGAGAAAAGATCCAGCAACAATTAACCGCGTATGAGGTCTGTCATTACAACGTGCCAGCAGGAGAAAGCAGCAAATCGTTGGAAATGGCAACTGTCCTTTATGAATTTTTAGCGGATCATCAGTTTACTCGCAGTGATGCGATTATTGCTTTAGGAGGTGGTGTTGTCGGTGATTTAGCTGGCTTCGTCGCATCAACCTATATGCGGGGAATTGCATTTGTGCAAATTCCCACCTCTTTGTTGGCACAAGTCGATTCGAGCATTGGTGGTAAGACGGCGGTCAATTCAAGCAGAGCTAAAAATATGATCGGAACATTTGCTCAACCGGATGGTGTCTTGATTGATCGAGAAACATTATCTACTCTACCAGACGCTCGCGTACGTGAAGGGGTCGCAGAAATCATCAAATGCGGTGCGATAAGTGATGCTTCACTATGGGAAGACCTTGAGAAACTAACAGGAATCCAAGATCTCTTAACACATAGTGAAAGCATCATCACAAAAGCACTAAATGTAAAAAAAGCAGTCGTTGAAGAAGACGAGTTTGATAATGGTTCGCGATTATTATTAAATTTCGGACACACGATTGGACACGCGATCGAAAATACTGTCGGCTATGGAAAAATCAGCCACGGTGAGGCAGTAGCGATAGGAATGGCACAGATATCACAAGTAGCTGAAAATAAAGGCTTATCACCCGTAGGTCTTACTGAAAAAATCAAAGACATGAATCAAAAATACCAGTTACCTATCGCATACCAACCTTGGGAAACTGAAAAATTTTATACTGCGATTACTCATGATAAGAAAGCACGAGGCAGTCATTTGAATATTGTTTTACTTGAAGAAATCGGAAAAGCCTACATTCAGAACATTAAGTTATCAGAAATCAAAGACTTTTTATTAGAAGGGAAGTAG
- the aroC gene encoding chorismate synthase, which produces MRYLTAGESHGPELTTIIEGVPAGLIVSVDKINEELARRQGGYGRGGRMKIEKDQVRITSGVRHGKTLGSPITMIVENRDWKNWQKVMSVEAVEEKAEKLRRVSKPRPGHADLVGGMKYHHSDLRNVLERSSARETTMRVAVGALSKQILAAVDIDIASHVVILGGLEASVPENLSVKEIKEKTSVSEVNMVDGTIEEDVKNLIDQTKKAGDTIGGVVEVRTDNVPAGLGSYVQWDRKLDGKIAQIMMSINAFKGVEFGMGFQAARQPGSTVMDEIVWDEGYSRTSNHLGGFEGGMTNGEQIIVRGVMKPIPTLYKPLMSVDIDTKEPYKASVERSDSTAVPAASVVAEHVVATVLAQEILEKFSSDTMDELKQAVAEYREAVKNF; this is translated from the coding sequence ATGCGTTACTTAACAGCTGGAGAATCTCACGGACCAGAATTAACCACGATCATCGAAGGGGTTCCTGCAGGACTAATAGTCTCTGTTGACAAAATCAACGAAGAATTAGCGCGCAGGCAAGGTGGATACGGTCGAGGTGGACGGATGAAGATTGAAAAAGATCAAGTACGTATTACTTCCGGTGTGCGTCATGGCAAAACGTTAGGGTCGCCGATCACTATGATCGTAGAAAACCGTGACTGGAAAAATTGGCAAAAAGTAATGTCTGTGGAGGCAGTAGAAGAAAAAGCTGAAAAATTACGCAGAGTGTCAAAACCACGGCCAGGCCATGCTGATTTAGTTGGCGGGATGAAATACCACCATAGCGATTTGAGAAATGTCTTAGAGCGTTCATCCGCTCGCGAAACAACCATGCGCGTTGCAGTGGGCGCACTGTCTAAACAAATTTTAGCAGCAGTAGATATTGATATTGCAAGTCATGTAGTGATACTTGGAGGCTTGGAAGCTTCGGTACCTGAGAATTTAAGTGTTAAAGAAATTAAAGAGAAAACGTCTGTTTCGGAAGTCAATATGGTTGATGGAACGATTGAGGAAGACGTGAAGAACTTGATTGATCAGACGAAAAAAGCAGGAGATACCATAGGCGGAGTCGTAGAGGTGCGGACAGACAATGTGCCAGCTGGGCTAGGCAGCTACGTTCAATGGGACCGCAAACTGGATGGGAAAATCGCTCAAATTATGATGAGCATCAATGCCTTTAAAGGGGTGGAATTCGGGATGGGGTTCCAAGCTGCTCGTCAGCCTGGATCAACCGTTATGGATGAAATCGTTTGGGATGAAGGATACAGTCGAACAAGCAATCATCTTGGAGGATTCGAAGGTGGGATGACTAACGGGGAACAGATTATCGTTCGTGGGGTCATGAAGCCGATCCCGACATTGTACAAGCCATTGATGAGTGTAGACATCGATACAAAGGAACCCTATAAAGCAAGCGTTGAGCGTTCTGACAGCACGGCCGTTCCAGCAGCTTCAGTTGTTGCAGAACATGTCGTTGCCACAGTTCTAGCTCAAGAAATTCTAGAAAAATTTTCATCTGATACAATGGATGAATTAAAACAAGCAGTGGCAGAATACCGTGAAGCAGTTAAAAATTTTTAA